A section of the Petrimonas sulfuriphila genome encodes:
- a CDS encoding U32 family peptidase, with protein MKKIHDYEIMSPAGSYESLTAAIQGGADSIYFGIEGLNMRAKSSNNFTVEDLHKIAEICRENKIKSYLTVNTIIYDNDMELMRKVVNAAREANLSAIIAADVAVLMYARSIGVEVHLSTQLNITNTESLRFYAQFADVVVLARELNLDQVASIHKDIVEQQIKGPSGELIRIEMFAHGALCMAVSGKCYLSLHEKNLSANRGACNQICRRGYIVKDKDSEIELEIDNEYIMSPKDLKTIHFMNKMMDAGVRVFKIEGRARGPEYVRTVTSCYKEAAQAYCNDTFSQEKIDTWNEKLATVFNRGFWDGYYLGQRLGEWTHRYGSGATKRKVYVGKAIKHFGNIGVTEFLVEAQPVKEGDELLITGPTTGAVFVTAEDIRVHLRQVSEAVKGDHFSIKTPEKIRPNDQLYKMVKAERRGTAHER; from the coding sequence ATGAAAAAAATTCACGATTACGAAATCATGTCACCGGCAGGTTCCTACGAATCACTGACAGCTGCCATTCAGGGAGGTGCTGATTCTATCTATTTTGGTATCGAGGGGCTGAACATGCGTGCCAAGTCGTCCAACAATTTCACCGTGGAAGACCTGCACAAAATTGCGGAGATCTGCAGGGAAAATAAAATAAAAAGTTACCTGACCGTCAATACTATCATTTACGACAACGACATGGAGCTGATGCGAAAAGTGGTGAATGCAGCCAGGGAAGCCAATTTATCAGCAATCATCGCAGCAGACGTGGCGGTGTTGATGTATGCCCGAAGCATTGGAGTGGAAGTACACTTGTCCACCCAACTGAATATCACCAACACCGAATCGTTACGGTTTTACGCCCAGTTTGCCGATGTGGTGGTGTTGGCTCGCGAACTCAACCTCGATCAGGTAGCTTCCATTCACAAAGACATCGTCGAACAGCAGATAAAGGGCCCGTCGGGTGAACTGATACGCATAGAAATGTTCGCGCACGGTGCTTTATGTATGGCTGTTTCAGGCAAATGCTATCTAAGCTTACACGAAAAAAATCTGTCGGCAAACCGGGGAGCATGCAACCAGATTTGCCGCCGCGGATATATCGTAAAGGACAAGGACAGCGAAATTGAGCTGGAAATTGACAACGAGTACATCATGTCTCCCAAAGATTTAAAAACCATTCATTTTATGAACAAGATGATGGATGCGGGTGTCCGGGTCTTTAAGATTGAAGGCCGTGCCCGCGGCCCGGAATACGTCCGGACAGTAACCTCGTGCTACAAAGAAGCGGCCCAGGCCTACTGCAACGATACGTTCTCGCAGGAAAAAATCGATACATGGAACGAAAAGCTGGCCACCGTCTTTAATCGCGGATTCTGGGACGGGTATTACCTCGGCCAACGGTTGGGTGAATGGACGCACCGGTACGGTTCAGGGGCAACAAAAAGAAAAGTTTATGTGGGCAAAGCCATTAAGCATTTTGGGAACATCGGCGTTACGGAATTTTTGGTAGAAGCCCAACCGGTTAAGGAAGGCGATGAGTTATTGATCACCGGGCCGACCACCGGCGCGGTTTTTGTGACGGCAGAAGATATCCGAGTCCATTTGAGGCAAGTTTCCGAAGCAGTTAAAGGCGATCACTTCTCGATAAAAACGCCCGAGAAAATCCGCCCAAACGACCAGCTTTACAAAATGGTAAAGGCTGAACGCCGCGGGACAGCTCACGAACGTTAA
- a CDS encoding 30S ribosomal protein S6: MNNYETVFILTPVLSDVQMKEAVEKFKNLLTDQGAEIVNEENWGLRKLAYPIDKKTTGFYTFLEFKADPSVVARLEVNFRRDERVIRFLTIKQDHFAFEYAEKRRNNKGGKKQEARTQDTAKVEKKVELEEKED, translated from the coding sequence ATGAACAATTACGAAACCGTTTTCATTTTGACTCCCGTTTTGTCTGATGTACAGATGAAGGAAGCGGTTGAAAAATTCAAGAACCTCCTCACGGACCAAGGGGCTGAAATTGTAAACGAAGAAAACTGGGGATTACGTAAGCTGGCTTACCCCATCGATAAAAAAACAACCGGCTTTTATACGTTTCTGGAATTCAAAGCTGACCCGTCAGTGGTTGCCAGATTAGAAGTAAACTTCCGTCGCGATGAGCGTGTAATTCGTTTCTTAACCATCAAGCAGGATCATTTTGCATTTGAATACGCCGAGAAAAGACGAAACAACAAAGGCGGTAAGAAGCAGGAAGCACGTACTCAGGATACCGCTAAGGTGGAAAAAAAAGTTGAATTAGAGGAAAAGGAGGATTAA
- a CDS encoding DUF393 domain-containing protein, which yields MTVYYDNWCKNCTRFMNLIRQLDWFNLISCRELRNEEHTKIAPGLNLTLAEEQLASVHKGIWKYGYDSLYRTILRLPLFWLLVPAFWVLKITRLGSCLYKQLAVNRHIVPLHCRQKDCERI from the coding sequence ATGACTGTTTACTACGATAATTGGTGCAAAAACTGCACCCGGTTCATGAACCTGATCCGTCAGTTAGATTGGTTTAATCTTATCTCATGCAGAGAGTTACGTAATGAAGAGCATACGAAAATTGCACCCGGGTTGAATCTGACTTTGGCGGAAGAGCAATTGGCATCTGTTCACAAAGGGATATGGAAGTACGGATACGATTCGCTGTATCGGACTATTCTCCGGCTTCCGCTGTTCTGGTTGCTTGTTCCGGCTTTCTGGGTATTGAAAATCACCCGGTTGGGCTCTTGTTTGTATAAACAATTGGCTGTAAACAGGCATATAGTTCCGTTGCACTGCCGGCAAAAAGACTGCGAGAGGATTTAA
- a CDS encoding glycosyltransferase family 4 protein, with translation MKVLYVFGGIPPYANALLNKLADKGVEVVVVVPPKKSTMIGKGVRVIGREVANYRVITSEERKSLLGKTGFRELPSIIYREKPDIFVVGWPFFLQYFTQPELRKALKETKSKFVMREIPFQVPPYGKLSSFYKENPVYDEDMNLLNKGLFFHIRQKLVAEIRKYCYSHADGAVVYSSVGKEILPTYNLSEKSVFVTYNSNNSEELLRIRQELSKEQPLLPQNDHRMIHIGRLVKWKRVDLLMDAFSKVLSHFPGAELVIVGDGPEMENLKKQARDLKIGSRVIFTGEIYDNLLIGRYFLASSVYVLAGMGGLSINDAMTFSLPVICSVCDGTERDLVYEGSNGFFFRENDAVDLSEKIIALFNDPGLRKKMGEHSFEIIKNKVNLDTVSDRYVNAYKTILSN, from the coding sequence ATGAAAGTATTGTACGTTTTTGGAGGAATTCCACCTTATGCCAATGCTTTGTTGAATAAGCTGGCTGATAAAGGAGTGGAAGTTGTGGTGGTTGTTCCTCCGAAAAAAAGTACAATGATTGGAAAAGGCGTAAGGGTGATTGGCCGGGAGGTGGCAAATTACAGGGTTATAACGAGTGAAGAAAGAAAATCGCTGCTGGGCAAAACCGGCTTCAGGGAACTTCCTTCCATCATATACAGAGAGAAGCCTGATATTTTTGTCGTAGGCTGGCCTTTTTTCTTGCAGTATTTCACTCAACCTGAATTAAGGAAAGCTTTAAAGGAGACCAAATCCAAATTTGTGATGCGCGAAATCCCTTTTCAGGTTCCACCCTATGGAAAACTCAGCTCCTTCTACAAAGAAAACCCTGTATACGATGAAGATATGAACCTGCTGAATAAAGGGTTGTTTTTCCACATACGGCAGAAACTCGTTGCAGAAATCAGGAAATACTGTTACTCACACGCTGATGGTGCGGTAGTCTATTCGTCTGTAGGGAAAGAGATCTTGCCTACTTATAACCTATCCGAAAAGTCGGTGTTTGTTACCTACAACTCAAACAATTCCGAGGAATTGCTCCGGATCAGACAAGAACTGTCCAAAGAACAACCTCTGTTGCCTCAAAATGATCACAGGATGATTCATATCGGAAGGTTGGTGAAATGGAAAAGGGTGGATTTATTGATGGACGCCTTTTCAAAAGTACTGTCGCATTTCCCCGGTGCGGAGCTGGTGATCGTAGGAGATGGCCCCGAAATGGAAAATCTGAAAAAACAAGCCCGTGACTTGAAGATCGGCAGCCGAGTTATTTTTACCGGAGAGATTTACGATAATTTATTGATAGGAAGATACTTCTTGGCGTCATCGGTTTATGTTTTGGCAGGAATGGGGGGGTTGTCCATCAACGATGCCATGACGTTCTCCCTTCCGGTAATATGTTCGGTATGTGACGGTACCGAGCGGGATCTGGTTTACGAAGGGAGTAACGGATTCTTTTTCCGGGAAAATGATGCCGTAGATCTGTCCGAAAAGATAATTGCGCTGTTTAATGATCCCGGCTTAAGAAAAAAAATGGGAGAACATTCCTTCGAAATCATCAAAAATAAGGTCAACCTGGATACGGTCAGCGATAGGTATGTAAATGCCTACAAAACTATTTTATCGAATTGA
- a CDS encoding RNA methyltransferase, giving the protein MYRRKLNVEELNRISVKEFREAPKIPLVVVLDNVRSRHNIGSVFRTCDAFRVEEIILCGIAAPPPDAEIHKTALGAEDSVKWRYFAEPISAIKELKTNGYTVFSIEQTRNSLSLETLTLDRRGRYAVILGHEVHGVQQEVVDASDNCIEIPQYGTKHSLNVSVTAGIVIWDFFKQLSE; this is encoded by the coding sequence ATGTACAGAAGAAAACTCAACGTTGAGGAACTCAACAGAATAAGTGTTAAAGAATTTCGAGAAGCACCCAAAATTCCCTTGGTGGTGGTGTTGGACAATGTGCGCAGCCGACACAACATCGGTTCGGTTTTTCGCACATGCGATGCTTTCCGGGTGGAGGAGATTATCCTTTGTGGCATTGCTGCCCCACCGCCCGATGCCGAAATTCATAAAACGGCACTGGGTGCTGAAGATTCGGTGAAATGGAGGTATTTCGCGGAACCTATTTCGGCGATTAAAGAATTGAAAACGAACGGGTATACCGTTTTTTCCATAGAGCAGACCCGGAACAGCCTTTCGTTGGAAACCCTGACGTTGGACCGGCGGGGAAGATATGCCGTCATCCTTGGACATGAAGTACACGGTGTGCAACAGGAAGTTGTTGATGCTTCGGACAACTGCATCGAAATTCCGCAGTACGGTACCAAGCACTCACTGAATGTTTCGGTTACGGCGGGAATAGTGATTTGGGATTTTTTCAAACAACTGTCTGAATGA
- a CDS encoding glycosyltransferase, whose translation MKSLSVITVTYNAGKTLERTLKSVREQTYPYVEHIIVDGKSKDNTLALIQQYENPKLKWKSEPDNGLYDAMNKAVTMATGDYLCFLNAGDMFFLPETVEKMMNSFEPASAPDILYGETAIVGDNGEFLFMRRLSAPETLSWKSFKQGMLVCHQAFMVKKSIFEPYDLNYRFSADVDWCIRMMRKSRYIRNTHLTLINYLNEGITTANRKASLKERYRIMVKHYGQVSTFLHHVWFAVRAVIKPGK comes from the coding sequence ATGAAATCGCTTTCCGTAATAACCGTTACCTACAACGCAGGAAAAACGTTGGAACGGACGCTGAAAAGTGTTCGCGAACAAACGTATCCGTATGTGGAACATATTATTGTGGACGGAAAATCGAAAGACAATACCCTTGCGTTGATCCAGCAGTATGAGAATCCCAAACTGAAATGGAAGAGTGAGCCGGACAACGGGTTGTACGACGCAATGAATAAAGCCGTAACGATGGCTACGGGTGACTATCTTTGCTTTTTAAATGCAGGTGATATGTTTTTTCTGCCGGAGACAGTAGAGAAAATGATGAATTCTTTCGAACCCGCTTCGGCCCCTGACATCTTGTATGGTGAAACGGCTATTGTCGGTGATAACGGGGAATTTTTGTTTATGCGTCGACTAAGTGCACCCGAAACCCTTTCTTGGAAAAGTTTTAAACAAGGAATGCTGGTGTGCCATCAGGCGTTTATGGTCAAGAAATCGATTTTTGAGCCTTACGACCTGAATTATCGTTTTTCTGCCGATGTGGACTGGTGCATCCGCATGATGAGAAAATCCCGCTACATCCGTAATACACACCTGACGCTTATTAATTACCTGAACGAGGGAATAACTACGGCCAACCGGAAGGCCTCGCTCAAGGAGCGGTACCGGATCATGGTGAAGCATTACGGACAGGTGTCAACTTTCCTTCACCATGTTTGGTTTGCAGTGCGAGCCGTAATAAAACCTGGGAAATAA
- the wecC gene encoding UDP-N-acetyl-D-mannosamine dehydrogenase, with protein MKACFIGLGYIGLPTAVIAADNGIEVIGVDINPEVVKSVNSGKVHFSEPGLDKICKKVTSNGTLKAYTEPQTSDVYVIVVPTPFKGNHEPDVSYVESAVTTVLPYLKEGDLCIIESTCPVGTTEKMAELIYSEKPALKDKIYLSYCPERVLPGNTVYELIHNDRVIGGIDEGSSEKAAGFYSHFVKGSLYKTNARTAEMCKLTENASRDVQIAFANELSIICEKAHINVWELIELANKHPRVNILQPGSGVGGHCIAVDPYFITSEFPIESQLIGKAREINNYKAFWCSEKILSTMKDFNLREGREPVVALMGLSFKPNIEDLRESPAKYIVSKVMQGHNNADFLIVEPNIETHKVFKLTDYAEAYDTADIVAFLVAHKEFKKLIFRDDKVILDFCGVFKK; from the coding sequence ATGAAAGCTTGTTTTATTGGATTGGGTTATATAGGTTTGCCGACAGCTGTAATCGCGGCTGATAACGGTATTGAAGTAATCGGTGTAGACATTAATCCCGAAGTAGTGAAAAGTGTGAATTCCGGGAAAGTTCATTTCTCAGAACCCGGATTGGATAAGATATGCAAAAAAGTCACTTCCAACGGAACCCTTAAAGCATATACTGAGCCGCAAACAAGTGATGTTTACGTCATTGTGGTGCCCACCCCGTTTAAAGGAAATCATGAACCCGACGTCTCGTACGTGGAGTCTGCTGTCACCACCGTTCTTCCTTACTTGAAGGAAGGAGATTTGTGTATTATTGAGTCAACATGCCCTGTGGGCACCACGGAAAAGATGGCAGAGTTGATTTATTCCGAAAAGCCTGCGTTAAAAGATAAAATCTATTTGAGTTATTGTCCTGAAAGAGTATTGCCGGGAAATACCGTTTATGAATTAATTCACAACGACCGTGTGATAGGAGGTATCGACGAAGGATCCTCGGAAAAAGCTGCCGGCTTCTACAGCCATTTTGTGAAAGGATCCCTGTACAAGACAAATGCGCGTACTGCCGAAATGTGTAAACTGACAGAGAATGCTTCTCGCGATGTGCAGATTGCTTTTGCTAACGAGCTTTCCATCATATGTGAGAAAGCCCATATCAATGTCTGGGAACTGATCGAGCTAGCCAACAAACATCCCCGTGTAAACATTCTTCAACCCGGAAGTGGGGTGGGAGGACATTGTATTGCCGTGGATCCCTATTTCATCACTTCAGAATTTCCGATTGAGTCTCAACTGATAGGAAAGGCCCGTGAAATAAACAATTACAAAGCTTTTTGGTGTTCAGAGAAAATTCTTTCCACGATGAAGGATTTCAATTTACGTGAAGGCCGGGAACCTGTTGTGGCTTTGATGGGGCTTTCTTTTAAGCCGAACATCGAAGATTTGAGGGAGTCACCTGCCAAATACATTGTCTCGAAAGTAATGCAAGGGCATAACAACGCTGATTTCTTAATCGTTGAGCCCAATATAGAGACGCATAAGGTTTTTAAGCTTACCGATTATGCGGAAGCGTATGACACGGCCGATATAGTTGCGTTTCTGGTAGCTCATAAGGAGTTTAAGAAGTTGATTTTCAGAGATGATAAGGTGATCCTTGATTTCTGTGGGGTTTTTAAAAAATGA
- the wecB gene encoding UDP-N-acetylglucosamine 2-epimerase (non-hydrolyzing), translating into MLVFGTRPEAIKMAPLIREFQKYPDKFHVLVCVTGQHRQMLDQVLRLFEIRPDYDLNVMKSNQDLYDITSSILTGMRDVLKQSQPDWVIVHGDTATSTVTALAAFYQKIPVAHVEAGLRTHNMYSPWPEEINRQITSRIATYNFAPTPLSKQNLLDEGIKENSISVTGNTVIDALYWVTQKIKTDKNLRKEIEETLIRSGLPEKMGGSLTPQLVLITGHRRENFGEGFTHICQAIKTLSEKFPETHFIYPMHLNPNVRETIREVFSDDKHENLHLIEPLDYLPFVYLMEKSRLILTDSGGIQEEAPGLGKPVLVMRDTTERPEALEAGTVRLVGTNYSLIVSETSRLLSDDSYYYSMSTRTNPYGDGKACERIVEKMLEIA; encoded by the coding sequence ATGCTTGTTTTTGGAACCCGTCCCGAGGCTATAAAAATGGCTCCGTTGATTAGGGAGTTTCAGAAATATCCCGATAAATTTCATGTTCTTGTTTGTGTAACCGGGCAACACCGGCAAATGTTGGATCAGGTTCTTCGTCTGTTTGAAATAAGACCCGATTATGACTTGAATGTTATGAAAAGCAATCAGGACTTATACGACATAACATCCAGCATATTAACGGGTATGAGGGATGTGCTGAAGCAGTCGCAACCCGATTGGGTGATTGTACATGGCGACACAGCCACTTCCACGGTAACCGCGTTGGCTGCTTTTTACCAGAAAATACCGGTAGCGCATGTCGAAGCAGGGCTGAGAACACACAACATGTACAGCCCTTGGCCGGAAGAAATTAACCGTCAAATCACAAGCCGGATAGCCACATACAATTTTGCACCTACTCCCTTAAGCAAGCAGAACCTGTTGGATGAGGGAATCAAAGAAAACAGTATTTCAGTAACAGGAAATACGGTTATTGATGCGCTGTATTGGGTTACTCAAAAAATAAAAACCGATAAAAACCTTCGGAAAGAGATCGAGGAAACCCTAATCCGGAGTGGGTTGCCCGAAAAAATGGGCGGAAGCCTTACCCCGCAACTTGTATTAATTACCGGCCACAGGAGGGAAAATTTTGGTGAAGGATTTACACATATTTGCCAAGCAATAAAAACGTTATCGGAAAAGTTCCCCGAAACTCATTTCATTTACCCAATGCACCTTAATCCGAATGTGCGCGAAACCATTCGTGAGGTGTTTAGTGATGATAAGCACGAAAACCTCCATTTAATAGAACCCCTGGATTACCTGCCTTTTGTCTACCTCATGGAAAAGAGCAGGTTGATCCTGACCGACAGTGGAGGAATTCAGGAAGAAGCTCCAGGCTTAGGTAAGCCGGTTCTGGTCATGCGGGATACCACGGAGCGTCCCGAAGCACTGGAGGCCGGGACAGTCAGGCTGGTCGGAACGAACTACAGCCTGATTGTGTCAGAAACCTCCCGGCTTTTATCGGACGATAGCTATTATTATTCTATGTCAACCAGAACCAATCCATACGGTGACGGCAAGGCATGTGAACGTATCGTTGAGAAAATGTTGGAAATAGCATGA
- a CDS encoding methyltransferase domain-containing protein: MQNNPNNITDQSHWEAYWSDYQFDKIPRSVVFGKFIPKLSGAKSFIEIGGFPGIFAAYFYKQGIPDVTVLDFYMNTAIVRKFEAVNNLPEHTIRCIDGDFFEISSEKKYDVVFSSGFIEHFQDTRDVIARHVDLLSENGHLLLLVPNFLGLNGRIQQWLDRENLEAHNLKSMEIPRLKGIMQEFDLKEVEIEYLGKPMLWLEPKPKNKRIRKWVKMLSYAVKLFPVKGRFLSPFIVVYARK, from the coding sequence ATGCAGAACAATCCCAATAATATTACCGATCAGTCGCACTGGGAGGCATACTGGTCGGACTATCAATTTGACAAGATTCCTCGCAGCGTGGTTTTCGGAAAATTTATACCGAAACTCAGCGGAGCCAAAAGTTTTATCGAAATCGGCGGTTTTCCCGGTATTTTTGCGGCGTATTTTTACAAGCAGGGTATTCCGGATGTTACCGTACTCGACTTTTACATGAATACTGCTATCGTCCGTAAGTTTGAGGCGGTCAATAATCTTCCGGAGCATACCATCCGGTGTATTGATGGCGATTTTTTCGAAATTTCGTCCGAAAAAAAATACGATGTAGTCTTCTCATCGGGATTTATCGAACACTTTCAGGACACGCGCGACGTCATTGCACGGCACGTGGACTTGCTCTCGGAAAACGGACATTTACTCCTGCTGGTCCCTAATTTTCTCGGGTTGAACGGAAGAATACAACAATGGTTGGATAGGGAAAATCTGGAAGCACATAACCTGAAATCGATGGAGATCCCACGTTTGAAAGGCATTATGCAGGAATTCGATTTAAAGGAGGTTGAAATTGAATACCTGGGGAAGCCTATGCTTTGGCTGGAGCCGAAACCCAAAAATAAGCGTATCCGAAAATGGGTGAAAATGTTGAGTTATGCCGTTAAACTTTTTCCGGTGAAGGGACGGTTCCTTTCGCCGTTTATTGTTGTTTACGCCCGCAAATGA
- a CDS encoding MBL fold metallo-hydrolase — MQHNLFSSDKFSFFSLGSGSCGNCYYLGNSHYGMLIDAGLGPRIIKKRLGDHGIDFSSIYALLVTHDHYDHIKSAGYLSEKLNIPVYATEKVHRGIRNCPLVKNTINGATKRIIEKGESFQIEDFRITAFDVPHDSSDNAGYFFEFGNHKLTLATDIGAITDDVAYYAGKANHLVIESNYDEEMLLNGRYPYFLKQRISNGTGHLSNRQTAEFLANNCSPHLRNIWLCHLSGDNNSPDLAYETVKNELVGKGIEVGVNINLGVFRRNVLSSKIEF; from the coding sequence ATGCAACATAACTTATTTTCTTCCGATAAATTCTCGTTCTTCAGTTTGGGCAGCGGTAGTTGCGGTAATTGTTATTACCTGGGAAACAGCCACTACGGGATGCTTATCGATGCTGGATTGGGGCCACGTATTATCAAAAAAAGATTGGGTGATCACGGTATCGATTTTTCGTCAATTTACGCCCTTCTGGTGACACACGACCATTACGACCACATAAAATCAGCAGGGTACCTGAGCGAAAAACTTAATATACCGGTCTATGCTACAGAGAAGGTACACCGGGGCATTCGTAACTGTCCCCTTGTTAAAAACACCATCAACGGTGCAACTAAACGAATTATAGAGAAGGGAGAGTCGTTTCAGATAGAAGATTTTAGGATTACCGCTTTCGATGTCCCGCACGACAGCAGCGACAATGCCGGTTATTTTTTTGAGTTCGGTAATCACAAGCTTACACTGGCAACCGACATCGGGGCTATAACCGATGATGTAGCCTATTACGCCGGAAAAGCTAACCACCTGGTTATTGAAAGCAATTACGACGAAGAAATGCTTCTTAACGGAAGGTATCCCTATTTCCTTAAACAGCGAATCAGTAACGGAACGGGACACTTGAGCAACCGGCAGACTGCTGAGTTTTTGGCAAACAACTGTTCACCTCATCTCCGGAATATCTGGCTTTGCCACCTGAGCGGTGATAACAACAGTCCCGATCTGGCATATGAGACGGTGAAGAATGAACTTGTCGGCAAAGGTATAGAGGTGGGAGTGAATATAAATTTAGGCGTTTTCCGCCGGAATGTGTTGTCTTCGAAAATTGAATTTTAA
- the rplI gene encoding 50S ribosomal protein L9, translated as MEVILKEDVVNLGYKDDIVNVKKGYARNYLIPQGKAIIATESSKKVLAENLKQRAHKLEQIKATALALAEKMEGVSLTIGAKTSSTGTIFGSVTNIQIADALKEKGFDVERKTIVIKDSVKEVGNYVAVAKLHKEVSVEIPFEVVAE; from the coding sequence ATGGAAGTAATTTTAAAGGAAGATGTAGTTAATTTAGGCTACAAAGACGATATAGTAAACGTAAAGAAAGGATATGCCCGCAACTATCTTATCCCACAGGGAAAAGCTATTATTGCTACCGAATCATCGAAAAAAGTGTTGGCTGAAAACCTGAAACAACGAGCTCATAAGTTGGAACAAATTAAAGCAACCGCCTTGGCTCTGGCCGAAAAAATGGAAGGAGTATCCCTTACCATCGGTGCAAAAACCAGTTCCACCGGAACGATCTTTGGGTCGGTTACCAACATTCAGATTGCCGATGCCTTAAAGGAAAAGGGTTTTGATGTGGAAAGAAAAACCATTGTTATAAAAGATTCTGTAAAAGAAGTAGGGAACTACGTGGCTGTCGCCAAGTTGCACAAAGAAGTGTCTGTGGAAATTCCATTTGAAGTAGTGGCAGAATAA
- a CDS encoding glycosyltransferase family 4 protein — translation MNVLIISTSDIHGGAAIAAFRLMNALRAKGVRAKMLVRDKRSDNEYIMQAGGKIQNNLHFYGERGQIFLQNRLSRENLFDVSIANTGISVTRLPEFKRADIIHLHWINQGMLSISEIGEILASGKKVVWTMHDMWPFTGICHHAGLCARFHHSCGNCPYLKAPLENDLSHRIFRKKQTAYDQGKIEFVACSQWLGRLAEKSPLTTGRRVVSIPNPIDTQRYFPKNKEEAKQKLGLPANKRIILFAAVKASDKRKGMDYLIEAGKRLNNKEVLFLIAGTNGNEIAQQLPALSVNTGFVTPDRMPDLYNAADVFVTPSLQENLPNTLMEAMSCGTPCVGFNTGGIPEMIDHRKNGYVAEYKDADDLTQGLQWILFEADFRQLSENARKKVLSEYAEEIIVNRYLTIYAEQSQ, via the coding sequence ATGAACGTACTTATAATCAGCACATCCGATATTCACGGCGGGGCAGCCATTGCAGCTTTCCGGTTGATGAATGCTCTCCGTGCCAAGGGGGTAAGGGCGAAGATGCTGGTTCGTGATAAACGTTCTGACAATGAGTATATTATGCAAGCAGGCGGCAAAATTCAAAATAACCTGCATTTTTATGGGGAGCGCGGACAAATATTTTTGCAAAACCGGTTATCGCGGGAGAACCTTTTTGATGTTTCCATCGCCAATACCGGAATTTCCGTTACCCGGCTTCCCGAATTTAAGCGAGCTGACATTATTCATCTACACTGGATCAATCAGGGGATGTTATCGATCAGCGAAATCGGAGAGATCCTTGCCAGCGGTAAAAAGGTGGTGTGGACGATGCACGATATGTGGCCCTTCACCGGAATTTGTCATCATGCTGGACTGTGTGCACGCTTTCATCATTCATGCGGAAATTGTCCATACTTGAAAGCTCCATTGGAGAACGATCTTTCTCACCGGATTTTTCGAAAAAAACAGACGGCATACGATCAGGGAAAAATAGAATTTGTGGCCTGCAGCCAGTGGCTTGGAAGGCTAGCAGAAAAAAGTCCACTTACAACAGGACGCCGGGTAGTTTCTATTCCAAACCCCATCGATACGCAAAGGTACTTTCCCAAAAATAAGGAGGAAGCAAAACAAAAACTGGGCTTACCTGCGAACAAAAGGATTATTTTGTTTGCCGCGGTTAAAGCTTCCGACAAACGAAAAGGGATGGACTACTTGATAGAAGCCGGCAAACGACTTAACAACAAAGAGGTGCTGTTCCTGATTGCCGGGACAAACGGGAACGAAATTGCACAGCAACTGCCGGCCTTGTCCGTGAATACCGGATTTGTTACCCCGGATAGAATGCCGGATCTTTATAATGCTGCCGATGTTTTTGTGACACCTTCACTGCAGGAGAACCTACCGAATACCCTTATGGAGGCTATGTCATGCGGTACACCTTGTGTTGGATTCAATACCGGGGGAATCCCCGAAATGATTGACCACCGAAAAAACGGATATGTGGCCGAATATAAGGACGCTGATGACTTAACCCAAGGTTTGCAGTGGATCCTTTTTGAAGCTGACTTCCGGCAGCTTTCGGAAAATGCCCGAAAAAAAGTATTGTCGGAATACGCAGAGGAAATAATTGTCAACCGCTATTTAACGATTTATGCAGAACAATCCCAATAA
- a CDS encoding 30S ribosomal protein S18, whose amino-acid sequence MAKQSEIRYLTPVSVDVKKKKYCRFKKNGIKYIDYKDPEFLKKFLNEQGKILPRRITGTSLKFQRRIAQAVKRARHIALLPYVTDLMK is encoded by the coding sequence ATGGCTAAACAATCAGAAATCAGATATTTGACTCCCGTATCGGTGGATGTTAAGAAGAAAAAGTATTGTCGTTTCAAAAAGAATGGAATCAAGTACATCGATTACAAGGATCCCGAATTTTTGAAAAAGTTCCTGAATGAGCAGGGGAAAATTCTTCCACGCAGAATAACAGGTACATCGCTTAAATTTCAACGTCGTATCGCGCAAGCAGTTAAGAGAGCACGTCACATAGCATTGCTTCCGTACGTAACCGATTTAATGAAATAA